The proteins below come from a single Bacteroidales bacterium genomic window:
- a CDS encoding MATE family efflux transporter, producing MNSVDILGTEKVGKLLYKYAVPSIIAMVAQSLYNLVDSIFIGHGVGVLAIAALAIALPLMNLSSVLGSMVGSGASTFIALKLGEKDKKSASLCSGNVVLLNLIIGISYTIIVLIFLDPILLFFGASEDTLPLARDYMQIIIIGNIITQLFLGLNEVIRSSGYPQKAMKMMLLAVILNCFLDALFIFGFGWGIKGAAYATVLAQIIALLFEIKHLSNKNHIIHFERNIFHLRKNIASKIITIGLSPFLVNVCSSLVVIIFNNIFKKYGGDLYIAAYGIVNRLLTIVVMILMGLSIGMQPVFGYNFGAKLYPRVKRTLGITLLCGISIASFAFILFQSFPELLCKLFSHDSGLIEISSQGLRIMSAMLPFVGFQIVASNFFLSIGYAKKSIFLSLTRQFLFLIPCILILPKFLGITGVWASAPLADLISAIVTGIMLLHQIKLLKRIQNHAIQ from the coding sequence ATGAACTCCGTTGACATATTAGGCACTGAGAAAGTTGGAAAGCTATTGTACAAATACGCTGTACCGTCGATTATTGCTATGGTTGCTCAATCCTTATACAATCTTGTTGATAGTATTTTCATCGGTCATGGAGTTGGAGTTTTGGCAATTGCGGCTTTGGCTATCGCTTTACCGCTGATGAATTTGAGTTCCGTTTTAGGTTCGATGGTTGGCAGCGGAGCTTCAACATTTATTGCTCTCAAGCTAGGAGAAAAAGACAAAAAGTCGGCATCTCTTTGTTCCGGAAATGTTGTTTTACTCAATCTGATCATCGGCATAAGCTATACAATAATTGTCTTAATCTTTTTAGACCCGATTTTGTTATTCTTCGGTGCGAGTGAGGACACGCTTCCATTAGCAAGAGATTATATGCAGATAATAATTATCGGAAATATTATAACGCAATTATTTTTAGGACTCAATGAAGTAATCCGTTCGTCTGGATATCCGCAAAAAGCAATGAAAATGATGCTGTTGGCAGTTATATTAAATTGTTTTTTAGACGCTCTTTTCATTTTCGGTTTCGGCTGGGGAATAAAAGGAGCCGCATACGCGACAGTTCTGGCACAGATTATTGCCCTACTTTTTGAAATCAAACATCTTTCAAACAAGAATCATATCATTCATTTCGAACGCAATATCTTTCATCTGAGAAAAAATATTGCTTCAAAAATCATCACAATCGGACTTTCACCCTTTTTAGTCAATGTTTGCAGCAGTTTGGTGGTAATCATTTTCAATAATATATTTAAAAAATACGGCGGCGATTTATATATTGCGGCTTACGGAATCGTTAACAGGCTGCTTACTATTGTTGTTATGATTTTAATGGGATTATCAATAGGAATGCAACCGGTATTTGGATATAATTTCGGAGCAAAATTGTACCCACGCGTAAAAAGGACGCTCGGAATAACTTTGTTGTGTGGAATCTCTATTGCAAGCTTTGCTTTTATATTGTTCCAAAGTTTTCCGGAACTATTATGCAAATTATTCTCACATGATTCGGGATTGATAGAAATATCTTCGCAAGGATTGCGGATTATGAGCGCCATGTTACCTTTTGTTGGATTTCAAATTGTGGCTTCTAATTTCTTTCTATCAATCGGTTATGCAAAAAAATCAATATTTCTTTCGCTTACACGTCAATTTTTATTTCTCATTCCCTGCATTTTGATATTGCCGAAATTTTTGGGTATAACCGGAGTTTGGGCGAGCGCTCCATTAGCCGATTTAATTTCGGCTATTGTTACCGGAATCATGTTATTACATCAGATTAAGTTACTAAAAAGAATACAAAACCATGCTATACAATAA
- a CDS encoding TolC family protein, whose translation MKSKIQFLIFTFSFVILFSGCGIYTKYSRPEMRTDNVFGENIETVDTTTIGDLQWTEMYSDAYLQKLIQKGLDNNTDLQIARLRISQSQASLKSAKLAYTPSVSFNPSGTVSSFDGQSASKTYELPVSASWEVDIFGKLTNQKRQSQASLEESETYQQAVQSQLIANIANYYYTLLMLDEQLRVTQQTAVSWEDNVRTLRALKKAGETNEAAVSQAEANKCSVDATVYDLKLQITEIQNSLCALLGEIPQTIERGNLNNQTFPQELSVGIPVQLLSNRPDVRNAEASLKRAFYTTNEARSYFYPSLNLSGILGWTNSSGGVVTNPGALIWQVVGSIAQPIFNQGKNKARLEIAKSQQEEAKLTFQQTILDAGAEVNTNLAKYQTAKQKVALYETQIYLLESAVKSTKLLMEYGTINYLEVLTAQQTLLDAELLQISNRFDEIQSIINLYSALGGGR comes from the coding sequence ATGAAATCGAAAATCCAATTTTTAATTTTTACTTTTTCATTTGTAATCCTATTCTCCGGTTGCGGTATTTACACCAAATATTCTCGTCCCGAAATGCGTACCGATAATGTTTTCGGAGAAAATATAGAAACTGTTGATACAACAACCATCGGGGATTTACAATGGACGGAAATGTATTCAGATGCATATTTGCAGAAATTGATTCAAAAAGGGTTGGATAATAATACTGACCTTCAGATTGCCCGCTTACGGATCTCACAGTCTCAGGCATCTCTGAAATCCGCCAAACTCGCTTACACTCCTTCGGTTTCTTTCAATCCGTCGGGAACCGTCAGTAGTTTTGACGGACAGTCGGCAAGTAAAACCTACGAATTACCTGTGAGTGCCAGTTGGGAAGTGGATATCTTCGGGAAATTAACCAATCAAAAACGACAATCACAGGCATCGCTTGAAGAAAGCGAAACATACCAACAAGCGGTGCAATCTCAATTGATTGCCAATATTGCTAATTATTATTATACTTTGTTGATGCTGGATGAACAGTTACGAGTAACTCAACAAACAGCTGTAAGTTGGGAAGATAATGTAAGAACGTTGCGTGCTTTAAAGAAAGCGGGCGAAACCAATGAGGCGGCGGTTTCACAGGCTGAAGCCAACAAATGTTCTGTGGACGCTACCGTATATGATTTGAAGTTGCAAATTACGGAAATTCAAAATTCATTATGTGCTTTGCTTGGCGAAATTCCTCAAACAATAGAACGTGGAAACCTGAACAATCAAACTTTTCCACAAGAATTATCCGTTGGTATTCCGGTTCAATTACTATCCAACCGTCCGGATGTACGAAATGCAGAAGCATCGTTAAAAAGGGCTTTTTATACTACCAATGAAGCACGTTCCTATTTTTATCCTTCTTTGAATTTGAGCGGAATTTTGGGTTGGACAAACAGCAGTGGCGGAGTCGTTACCAATCCGGGAGCTTTGATTTGGCAAGTTGTGGGATCTATAGCTCAGCCGATTTTTAATCAAGGAAAAAACAAGGCCCGACTCGAAATAGCTAAATCTCAACAAGAAGAGGCAAAACTGACGTTCCAGCAAACCATTTTGGATGCAGGTGCGGAAGTGAACACAAATCTTGCCAAATATCAAACCGCGAAACAGAAAGTAGCTCTTTATGAAACACAAATATACTTACTCGAATCCGCAGTTAAATCTACCAAACTGTTGATGGAATACGGAACAATTAATTATCTGGAAGTTCTCACAGCGCAACAAACCTTATTGGATGCCGAGCTTTTACAAATCTCCAATCGATTTGATGAGATACAGAGCATTATTAATCTGTATAGTGCTTTGGGCGGAGGAAGATGA